AGGCCAGCGTCGAGTCGACGTAGCGGTCGGTCACCACGACCTCGCCCCGGTCGAGGGCGGGCCGCACGACGGCCGCGACGTGCTCGGCCTTGTCGGCGGCGTACAGCAGGGCCTCGGTGCGGTCGTCGAGCGCTCCCGTCGCCGGGTCGAGCACGATCCGCCGCACCTCCGCCCCCGCGGGCGTGCCACCCGGCTCGCGGGTCAGCAGCACCGTGCGACCGGCCGCCTCGAGACGCTCGCGCAGCAGCCCCGACTGGGTCGACTTGCCGGCCCCGTCGCCGCCCTCGAAGCACACGAAGAGGCCGCGGTCGGCGTACGTCCCGGGGAAGTCCTGCACGCGCCCACCCTAGGCGGGGACACCGACGGCGTGCGGGTGTGGTCGGTGGGGTGGGGTGGGGAGTGCTGGGGTGACGGGCCCCGGATGATCGGTAGTCCGAGACGTTCGGCACCCGTTTCGGGCCGGATCGGGTGCCGAACGTCGCGGACTACCCGATCCGGGGGGTGGCAGGGCCCGCGACCGACCCCGCCCCTAGGCCTTCTTGGCCGCCGTCTTCTTGGCGGTCGTCTTCTTCGCGGCCGTCTTCTTGGCCGCCGTCTTCTTGGTGGCGGTCTTCTTCGCCGGGGCCTTGCGGGCGCCCTTCTTGGCCGCCTTCTTGGCCGGGCCCTTCTCGCGGCGCTCGGCCAGCAGCTCGGCCGCCCGCTCGGGGGTCAGCTGCTCGACCGAGTCGTCCTTGCGAAGGGTGGCGTTGTACTCGCCGTCGGTGACGTACTCGCCGAAGCGGCCCGCCTTGACGACCATCGGCTGGCCCGAGACGGGGTCGTTGCCGAGCTCCTTGAGCGGCGGGGCGGCCGCGGCGCGACCCCGCTGCTTGGGCTGGGCGTAGATCTCGAGCGCCTCGGTCAGCGTGATGTCGAACAGCTGCTGCTCGCTGGCCAGCGAGCGCGAGTCGGTGCCGCGCTTGAGGTAGGGGCCGTAGCGGCCGTTCTGCGCGGTGATGGTCTCGCCGTCGTCGTCGACGCCGACCACGCGCGGCAGCGAGAGCAGCTGGACCGCCTGGTCGAGGGTCAGCGTCTCCAGGGACATGTCCTTGAACAGCGAACCGGTGCGCGGCTTGGCCTTCTTGGGGGCGTCCTCGGGCAGCAGCTCGGTGACGAACGGGCCGTAGCGGCCGTTCTTGGCCACCACCGTCAGGCCGGTCTCCGGGTGCTCGCCGAGCACCTGCTCCTCGCCGGCCGGGGTGGCCAGCAGCTCCTGCGCCCGGTCGAGGGTGAGCTCGTCGGGCGGCAGGTCGTCGGGCACGTTGGCCTTGGTGGCGAAGGCGTTGCCCTCGTCGTCGGGCCCCTCGAGGTAGGGGCCGTACTTGCCGACCCGCAGGTGCACGCCGCTGTCGGGGCCGCCGATCGGGAAGGTGGCCAGCTCCTTGGCGTCGATGTCGCCGAGCTCGTTGACCAGCTTCTGCAGGCCCTCGACCTGGTCGTTGCCGAAGTAGAAGGCCGCCAGCTCGGTGTTGCGGTCGCGGCGACCGCCGGCGACGTCGTCGAGCACGTCCTCCATCTCGGCGGTGAACTCGTAGCTCACCAGCCGCGCGAAGTGCTCCTCGAGCAGCCGCACCACCGAGAACGCCAGCCACGCCGGGACCAGCGCGGTGCCCTTCTTGTAGACGTAGCCGCGGTTGAGGATCGTCCCGATGATCGAGGCGTACGTCGAGGGGCGGCCGATCTCGCGCTCCTCGAGCTCCTTGATCAGGGTCGCCTCGGTGTAGCGCGCCGGGGGCTTGGTCGAGTGGCCCTCGGCCGTGAGGGTCGCGGCGCTGACCGAGTCGCCCTCGCCGACGTTGGGCAGGCGGGTCTCCTGGTCGTCGGAGGTGCCGCCGTCGTCGTTGCCCTCGACGTAGGCCTTGAGGAAGCCGTGGAAGGTGATGACGCGGCCGCTCGCGGAGAACACCACGTCCTCGCCGGTGCTGGCGGCGCCGCCGAGGCGGATCGTCACCGACTGGCCCTGGGCGTCGCGCATCTGGCTGGCGATGGTGCGCATCCAGATCAGCTCGTAGAGCCGGAACTGGTCGCCGGTCAGGCCGGTCTGGGCGGGGGTGCGGAAGGAGTCGCCGGCGGGGCGGACGGCCTCGTGCGCCTCCTGGGCGTTCTTGACCTTGGAGGTGTAGACCCGCGGGCTGTCGGGGAGGTACTCCGCGCCGTACAGGTCGCGGGCCTGGTTGCGCGCCGCCGTGATCGCCGTCTCCGACAGCGTCGTGGAGTCGGTGCGCATGTAGGTGATGAAGCCGTTCTCGTAGAGCCGCTGCGCGACCGACATGGTCGAGGAGGCGCTGAAGCCGAGCTTGCGGCTGGCCTCCTGCTGCAGGGTCGTGGTGCGGAACGGCGCGTAGGGCTTGCGGGTGTAGGGCCGCGACTCCCGCGAGCGGATCGAGAACTCGGTGTCGTGCAGGCCCTCGACCAGCGCCTCGGCGCGGGTCTTGGTCAGGTGGACCACGGCCTTGCTGCCGGAGGCGGCGCCCGCCTTGAGCTCGCCGTCGGGCCCGAAGTCGGAGCCGCGCGCCACCCGGACGTCGTCGACGGAGTGCAGCCGGGCGGGGAACATCCGCTGCTCGTGACGGGAGCCGGCGTCGAAGGTGCCCTCGAGGTCCCAGTACGACGCGACGCGGAACCTGATGCGCTCGCGCTCCCGGTCGACCACGAGGCGGGTCGCCACGGACTGCACGCGGCCGGCCGACAGCCCCGACATCACCTTGCGCCACAGCACGGGCGAGACCTCGTAGCCGTAGAGCCGGTCGAGGATCCGCCGCGCCTCCTGGGCCTCGACGAGGTCCATGTCGATCTCGCGGGGGTTGGCCACCGCGGCGTTGATCGCGGCCGGGGTGATCTCGTGGAAGACCATCCGGTGGACGGGGATGTTCTTGGGCTTCAGCTCGTCGAGCAGGTGCCACGCGATGGCCTCGCCCTCGCGGTCCTCGTCGGTGGCGAGGTAGAGCTCGTCGGCGTCCTTGAGCAGGCCCTTGAGCTTGGTCATGTGCGACTTCTTGTCGCGGGAGACGACGTAGACGGGCTCGAAGTCGTGGTCGACGTCGACGCCGAGACGGGCCCAGGGCTCGCCCTTGAGCTTGGCCGGGATGTCCGCGGCGCTCTGCGGGAGGTCGCGGATGTGCCCGATGGAGGACTCCACGACGTAGCCCCGGCCGAGGTAGCCCTCGATGGTGCGGGCCTTGGCCGGCGACTCCACGATCACGAGCTTGTGTGCCACTTGTTGCTTACTCGTCCCTGTCGACTGCTGTGCATGGGTGCGGCCCCGGCCGTTACCGGGTGCGGCGTCACCGTAACGCCTGGTGACAACGCAGGAGCAAACTCGGTGTCTAGTGCTGGTCCACTCCCGGGTCCCGCGGCCGACCGGCCGGCGGGTCGGGCTCGAGGCCGTTCCAGCTCGCCCACAGGGCGGCGTACGACCCGCCGGCGGCCACCAGCTCGTCGTGCGGGCCGAGCTCGGAGATCCGCCCGTCCTCGACCACCGCGACCCGGTCGGCGTCGTGCGCGGAGAACAGCCGGTGCGCGATCGCGATCACCGTGCGGCCCTCCAGCACCGCCGCCAGCGAGCGCTCGAGGTGGCGCGCCGCACGGGGGTCGATGAGCGAGGTGGCCTCGTCGAGCACCAGCGTGTGGGGGTCGGCCAGCACCAGCCGGGCCAGCGCGACCTGCTGCGCCTGGGGCGCGGTCAGGGCCAGGCCGCCCGAGCCCACCACGGTGTCGAGGCCCGCGGGCAGCAGGTCGACCCAGTCGAGGGCGTCGACGGCCCCGAGCGCGCGCCGCACCTGCTCGTCGGTGGCGTCGGCCTCCCCCTGGCCCGCGACGGCCAGGGCGAGGTTCTCCCGGAGCGTGCCGACGAAGACGTGGTGCTCCTGGGTGACCAGTGCGACGTGGCCGCGCAGCTCCTCCAGCGGCAGCTCGACGAGCGGCGCCCCGCCCACGCGCACGCTGCCCGCGCCGGGCGGGTGGATGCCCGCGAGCAGCCGGCCCAGCGTCGACTTGCCTGCGCCCGAGGGGCCGACCATCGCGACCCGCTCGCCGGGGGCCACGTGCAGGTCGACGCCGTGCAGCACCTCGCGGCCCTCGACGTAGGAGAAGCGGACGCCGTCGGCGGCGAGGTCCTCGCCGCGGGCGGCGACGCCGGTCGCGGTGCGGTCGTCGGGCACCTGCGCCACCCCGAGCAGCCGGGCGAGCGCCGCCGCGCCGAGCTGGAGCTCGTCGAGGATCGACACGATCCGGTCGACCGGGTCGATGAGCATCTGGACGTAGAGCGTCGCGGTCGTGACGTCGCCGAGCGAGACCTGGCCCTGGGTGTAGAGGTAGCCGCCCAGCAGCAGCGTCCCGACCGTGGGGACGAGGTAGGACAGCTCCATGCTCGGGAAGAAGACGGTGCGCAGGTGCAGCGTGTAGCGCTCGGCCCGGTACGACGCCGCGATGTCGTCGTCGGTCGCCTCCACCCGCGCGCGGCCCAGGCCCAGCGACTCGACGGTGCGGGCCCCCTCGACGGTCTCGGTCAGGGTCGCGTTGATCCGGGAGTACGACGCGCTCTCGGCCAGGTAGCCGTCCTTGGCCCGGGCGAGGTACCACCGCAGGCCCGCCACCAGCGGCGGCATGCCGAGCAGGCACGGGAGCAGCACCCACCAGCCGACGCTCAGCGCGGCCACGAAGGTGACCACGGCGGTGATGAGCGCGATCGTCCACTCGGGCAGCGCCCAGCGCACCGACCACGCCAGCTGGTCGGTGTCGCGTCCGGTCCGGGTGAGCAGGTCGCCGGAGCCCGCCGACTCGACGGTGCCGAGCGGCAGCCGCAGCACGTGGCCCACGAAGTCCTCGCGCAGCTCGGCCAGCACCCGCTCGCCGAAGACCTGGCTCAGGTAGCGCGCGAACCGGGTCAGCACCGTCTGCAGCACGAGGAACCCCGCCAGCAGCAGCACGATCCGGTCGACGGCCGCGACCGTGGTGCCGGTCTCGACCGCCTGGACCAGGTCGCCGAGCAGCCGCGGTGCGGCCAGGCCGGCGAGCGCGGCGAGGCCGTGCAGGAGCAGCGCCCCGCCCAGCATCCGGGGGTGGCGGCGGGCGAGGTCGGCGGCGTAGCGGCGCACGCCGTGGCCGTCGGCGACGGGCAGCGCGGTCACCGGGTCACCTCCTCGGTCTGCTCCTGCTCGCGGGTCACCGTCAGGCGGTACGCCGCGTCGCCCTCGAGCAGCTCCCGGTGCCGGCCGCTGGCGACCACCCGGCCGTCGCGCACCAGCGCCACCTCGTCGACCGCGTCGAGCAGCAGCGGGCTGGTGGTCACGACCACCGTGGTCCGGCCCCGGCGGTGGGAGCGCAGCCGCGCGGCCACGAACGCCTCGGTGTGGGCGTCGACGGCCGAGGTCGGCTCGACCAGCACCAGCACCTCGGGGTCGAGGGCCAGGGCCCGCGCCAGCACCAGCCGCTGGCGCTGGCCGCCGGAGAAGGTCCGGCCGCGCTCGGCGACGACCGAGTCCAGGCCCTCGGGCAGGCTCGTCACGACGTCGTCGGCCGCCGCGGTCGCCACGGCCGCGTCGACGTCGCCGTCGCCGTGCACGTCGACGACCTCGCGCAGCCGGCCGGAGAACAGCGACGACCCGGTGTCGGAGACGACGACGCGGCGGCGCACCTCCTCCAGCGGCAGGCGCGTCAGCGGCACGCCGCCCAGGGTCACCGTCTCGTCGGGGGCGCCGTCGACCAGCGGGGTGGCCAGGCCGAGGCGGTCGGCGAGCCCGGCCGTCTCGTCGGGCCGCTCGCTGACCAGCGCGAGCAGCGACCCGGCGCGCACGTGCAGCCCGCTGAGCGAGTCGCGCAGGTCGGACCCGACCGGCGGCGAGGGGGCCACCTCGGCGGCGTCGACGTGGTCGGGCTGCAGGCCCAGGAAGCCGGTCACCCGCTGCGCCGAGACCCGGGCCCGGATCAGCCGGTTGGCGAACTCGGTGGCGGTGCGCAGCGGGATCATGAGGAAGGCGGAGTAGCCGTAGAAGGCGACCAGCTCCCCGGCGCTGATCTCGCCGGCCACGGCGTACCTCGCGCCGAGCCAGACCACCACGACGACGAAGACGCCGGGCAGGAACACCTGGAGCGCGTCGAGCACCGACTGCAGGCGCGCCACCGCCACGCCGGCCACCCGCGCCTGCTGCGACTCGCGCCGGTAGCGGCGCCAGAACACGTCCTCGCCGCCGATCCCGCGCAGCACCCGCAGGCCCGCGACGATGTCGCTGGCGGTGTTGGACAGCCCGCTCATCAGCTCGCGCTGCTCCTCGCTGCGGCGCTGCAGCGGCGAGAGCAGCGGGCCGACCAGCAGCATCAGCAGCGGCACCCCGACCAGGACGACCAGGCCCAGGGTGACCGAGGTCTGCAGCAGGATCACCGCGACCAGCACGAAGGACACGACCGCGCCGGCGAAGCGGGCCATCACGTCCATCAGGTGGCCCAGGTGGCTCAGGTCGGTGGTGCCGATCGCGACCACCTCGCCGGTGGAGGTCTGGCGCGCCAGCGAGCCGCCGAGCCGTGTCGTCTGCCGCGCGACCAGCTGGACCGTGCGGTAGGCCGCGGTCAGCCAGTTGGTCACCGCGAACCGGTGGCGCATGATCCCGCTGCCGGCCTGGAGCAGGCCGATCGCGAGCATGAGGGCGCCGTACTGCCACAGGGCCCGCAGGTCGCGCTCGGCGACCCCGCGGTCGATGGCGCGACCGATCACCGCCGGCATCACGGCCTGGGTGCCCATCCACACGATCCCGAACAGCATCCCGCCGACCAGCGTGAGGCGCTGCCCGCGCGCCAGCCACCACAGGAAGGCTCCCGGCGAGCGCGTCTGCGCGGTGCCGGGGTGGGTGAGGGGGAGGTGGCGCACCAGCCCCACGCTACGGACCCAGGGGCGTCCGGTGCGAACCGTTTTCGCCCGGCTAGAGCGTGAGGAACCCCTCGGTCACCAGCTCGCGCACCACCGGGGCGTACGCCGCCCGCAGCTCGGCCTCGTCGCGCTCGAGCAGCTGGGCCAGCGCGCCGAGCACCTGGCCGACGGTGAGGTCGCCGTCGCAGGCGCCGACCAGGGCCGCCTCGACGGTGTCGACCTGCCGGGCCCGGCGCAGCAGCCGCTGCTGGCGCACCACGATCTCCTCGGGGTCCTCGGCCCCCGGTCCGCCGTACGTCTCCTGGCGCAGGTCGACGCGCGCCACCGGCCGCGTCGCCAGCAGCGCGTCGTCGTCCAGCCCGCGCAGGCCGGCGACCCGGTCGAGGAGGCCGTCGACCTCGGGGCCGATCGGCTGCTCCACGTCATAGGGCCACTCCTCGAGGCGCAGCGTCGGCGTGGCATCGGTGCGCCGCAGGTTGATCCAGCCGAACCCCACCCCCTCGGCGCCCTGCTCCTCGAACCACGACAGCCAGGTGTCGTAGCGCTCGAGGTACGCCGCCGGCTCGATCCGCCCCGTCGCCGGGTGCAGGCCGGCGTCCTTGAGCCAGAGCTCGACGTACGTCGGCAGGTCGACCACCTCGCGCTGCAGCACCCACGCGTCGCAGGCGTCCTCGGACCCGGTCACGGGCAGCCACGAGGCGAGCCGCTCGTCCCAGGGCTGGTCGCGGCGGATCATCCAGTTGGCCAGCACCTGGCCGGTGCCGCCCTCGGCGAGCACGCCCGGGAGGCCGCGCACGATGTGCTCGACGACCTGGTCGCCCGGCAGGCCGGAGTCGCGGTAGACCAGCCGCTCCCCCGTGGCCGGGGAGATGACGAACGGCGGGTTGGTCGCCACCAGGTCGAACCGCTCCCCCGCGACCGGCTCGAAGAAGGAGCCCTCCCGGGTCTCGATCCAGCCCGCGCTGCCCGGGCCGGTCGGGCCGGTCGGGCCGGTCGGGCCGGTCGGGCCGGTCGCGACGCCGTTCAGCTCGGCGTTGACCCGCGTCAGCCACAGCGCGCGGGTGTTGACGTCGGTGGCGACCGTGTGGCGGGCGTGGCCGGCGAGGTGGAGCGCCTGGACGCCGCAGCCGGTGCCGAGGTCGAGCGCGCGGCCGACCGGTCGGCGCGAGGTGAGCTGGGCCAGCGAGGTCGCGGCCGAGGAGATGCCGAGCACGTGGTCGGCGCTGACGTGCGAGGCCCGGCCGTCGAGCCCGGGCGTGAGGTCGCTGGCCACCCACAGGTCGCGGTCCTCGGTGGCGTAGGGGCGCACGTCGACCCGCGCCCGCACCTCGCTCACCGACCGCTCGAGCAGCCCGGCGTTGCACAGCGGGTCGACCAGCCCGGGCAGCGCCGCCCCGACCTCGTCGACCGGCAGCGTGGCCTGCAGCAGCCACAGCCGGGTCAGCGTCTCGACGGGGCTGCCCCCGGTCGTGGCGCGCAGCCCCGGCATCGTCTCGTTGCGCGACAGCGCGGCGTGGGCCACCGGCCCCAGCGCCGCGGCGACCCGGTCGTAGGTGAACCCCGCCGTCGTCAGCGCCTCGCGCAGCCGACCCGTCCAGCCCGTCGTGTCCATCCGCGCACGCTATCCACCCCGCCCCCACCCCCCGCCGACCGGGCGATCCCCGCACGCCCAGGCACCCCGAGCGGGCACTTCCCGCACGCCCGCGAACGCCGACCGGGCACTTCCGGCACGCCCGCGCACGCCGACCGGGCACTTCCGGCACGCCGGCGTACGCCGACCGGGCAGCCTCGCAGGCGGGTGCCTGCGGGACTGCCCGGTCGGAGGTGCGGTCGGTGGTGCGGTCGGTGGTGCGGGGACCCGCTCGGGTCAGGAGCGGGTGGTGCTGGCGGCGGGGACGTCGTCGTTCATGACGTTGCCGCGCCGCTTGGAGACGACCACGGCGACCACGATGATCGCCGCGGCGACCAGGGCGATCAAGATCCGCACAACGTCGTTCTGGTCCTCGCCCACGCTCAACGACACGATCGCGCTGGCGATGAGCAGCGAGACCAGGTTCATCACCTTGATGAGCGGGTTGATCGCCGGGCCGGCGGTGTCCTTGAAGGGGTCGCCGACGGTGTCGCCGATGACGGTGGCCGCGTGGGCGTCGGAGCCCTTGCCGCCGTGGTGGCCGTCCTCGACGAGCTTCTTGGCGTTGTCCCAGGCCCCGCCCGCGTTGGCCAGGAAGACCGCCATCAGGGTGCCGGTGCCGATGGCGCCGGCGAGGAAGCCCGCCAGGGCCGTGACGCCGAGGCCGAAGCCGACCGCGATCGGCGCCAGCACCGCGAGCAGACCGGGCGTGACGAGCTCGCGCAGCGAGTCGCGGGTGACGATGTCGACGACCTTGCCGTACTCCGGACGGCCGGTGCCCTCCATGATCCCGGGGATGTCGCGGAACTGGCGACGCACCTCGTAGACCACCGCGCCGGCCGCGCGGGCCACCGCGTTGATGGCCAGGCCGGAGAACATGAACACGACCGCCGCACCCAGCAGGACGCCGACCAGCACGCCCGGGTTGAAGACGAAGAAGTCGGCCAGGTTGAACTCGTCGATGGCCGGGTTGGCCTCGTTGAGCGCCTCGAAGACCGAGGTCGAGTAGGACCCGAACAGGGCCGTCGCCGCCAGCACCGCCGTCGCGATCGCGATGCCCTTGGTGATGGCCTTGGTGGTGTTGCCGACCGCGTCGAGCTCGGTGAGGATCTGCGCCCCCTCCTCGCTGACGTCGCCCGACATCTCGGCAATGCCCTGGGCGTTGTCGGAGACCGGGCCGAAGGTGTCCATGGCCACGATCACGCCGACCGTGGTGAGCAGGCCGCACCCGGCCAGCGCCACCGCGAACAGCGACACCGTCAGGGTGGCGCCACCGATCAGGTAGGCCCCGAAGACGGCAGCGCCGATGACGAGCGTCGTGTAGACCGCCGACTCGAAGCCGACCGAGAGGCCGCTGAGGATGACGGTCGCCGCACCGGTCAGCGAGCTCTCGGCGACATCCTTGACCGGCTTGTGCTCGGTGCCGGTGAAGTAGCCGGTCAGCGCCAGGATGCCGGCCGCCATCACGATGCCGATGACGACCGCCGACGAGGCGATCAGGCGCGGGTCGCCGGAGACGCCCGACATGTCGGTGCCCATCACGTTGTCGAACTCCGCGAAGCTGCCGGGGAGGTAGACGTAGGAGGCCACCACCGAGGCGACCGCGCCGACGGCCGCGGAGATGTAGAAGGCCCGGTTGATCGTGGTCAGGCCGTTCTCGCCCGGTCGCGGCTTGGTGATGTAGATGCCCAGGACCGCGGTGAGCGCACCGATCGCGGGGATGAGCAGCGGGAAGACCAGGCCGTCGTCGCCGAAGGCCTGGGAGCCCAGGATCAGCGCGGCGACCAGCGTCACGGCGTACGACTCGAAGAGGTCGGCCGCCATGCCCGCGCAGTCGCCGACGTTGTCGCCCACGTTGTCGGCGATGGTGGCGGCGTTGCGGGGGTCGTCCTCGGGGATGTTGTTCTCGACCTTGCCCACCAGGTCCGCGCCGACGTCGGCGGCCTTGGTGAAGATGCCGCCGCCGACCCGCATGAACATGGCGAGCAGGGCGGCGCCGAAGCCGAAGCCCTCGAGCACGGCCGGGGCCTCGTCGCGGAACGCGATGACCACGACGCTGGCGCCGAGCAGGCCGAGGCCCACGGTCGCCATGCCGACGAAGGCGCCGGTGCGGAACCCGATCTTCATCGCCGGGTCGCGGCCCACGGTGTTGGCCGCGGCGGCCACGCGCAGGTTGGCCTGCACCGCCAGCGACATGCCGAGGTAGCCGATCGCCGCCGAGAACCCGGCGCCGACCAGGAAGAAGAACGAGCGTCCGACGCGGACCCCCAGGGTGTCGGCAGGCAGCGCCAGGAGCGCCACGAAGGCGACCGCGGCGAAGATGCCGAGCGTGCGGAACTGCCGCGTCAGGTAGGCGTTGGCGCCCTCCTGGACCGCGTGAGCGATGTTCTTCATGTTGTCGGTGCCCTCAGCGGCAGCCAGGACCTCCTTGCGGAACATCACGGCCATCCCGAGCGCGCCGAGCGCGATCAGGAGGACGATGATGACCAGCACGAGGTTGCCGCCGTCGAGCTGCACGACAGCGGGGTGGGACCCGGTCATGTCTCTCCTCGGTGGTTCGGGGTACGGCCATGCCGGACTCTACGTGTGCTGCGTCACAGTGGGCGTGACGTGCGTCACAGCGTCGCGTGTCGTGGGTACGCCGGACCGCCGGGCGTCGTGGACGACCGGCGGGAGGAGCCCCGAGGCAGGGTCAGCGCGCGAGCGCGTCGGCCTCGGTGTCGTGGATCGTGAAGACCTTGGCCAGCCCGGTGATCCGGAAGATCTTGAGCAGCCGGTCCTGGGAGCAGATCAGCTCCATGGACCCGTCGTGGGCGCGCACCTTCTTCAGGCCGCCCACCAGGACGCCGAGGCCGGTGGAGTCGAGGAAGTCGACGCCCTCCATGTCGATGACGAGGTCGTGGTGCCCCTCGCCGACGAGCTCGGTGATCTTGTCGCGCAGCTTGGGCGCGGTGTAGACGTCGATCTCACCGCCGACGGCGACGATCGTGCGGCTGTCGACCTCACGGGTCTGCAGCGAAAGATCCACGTCAATCTCACCTCCGAGCGAGGCTCAGCCCCGGCCCTCGCCCCTTGTGTGCCTACGACCCGGACATCTAACCACGCGGTGCTGGCCCGCCGCGGCGCAACTGTCGGACCGCGCTGAGAGACTTGAGCGGTGACCGTGCTCGACGTGGACTCCGTGATCGCCCGCCTCAGCGGCGCGCCGGGGCGCGAGGACGGCCTAACCCACCTCGAGGTGCTCCCGGCCCGCGAGGCCCGCCACGCGGAGTGGCCCACCTGGCTGGCGCCGTCGGTGCGCGACGCGTTCGTCGCGGCCGGGGTGCCGCGGCCCTGGACCCACCAGCGTGAGGCGGCCGACCTGGCCCACGCGGGCGGGCACGTCGTGGTGTCGACCGGCACCGCGTCGGGCAAGTCCCTGGCCTACCTGCTGCCCGCCCTCCACGACGTCGAGACCAGCCGCGGCCCCAAGGGGCAGCGCGGCGCTGGGGTGCTCTACCTCTCGCCGACCAAGGCACTGGCGCAGGACCAGCTGGCCGGCGTGCGCCGGCTGGGGCTCGAGCACCTGCGCGTCGGCACCCACGACGGCGACTCCACGCCCGAGCAGCGCGAGTGGACCCGCGACCACGCGGAGTACGTCCTCACCAACCCCGACATGCTCCACCGGTCGCTGCTGCCGGGCCACACCCGCTGGTCGCGCTTCTTCGCCTCGCTGCGCTACGTCGTGGTCGACGAGTGCCACCACTACCGCGGGGTGTTCGGCGCTCACGTGGCCCAGGTGCTGCGGCGGCTGCGCCGGGTCGCGGCCCTGCACGGCGCCCACCCCACCTTCGTCCTCGCCTCCGCCACCGTCGCCGACCCCGAGGTCTCCGCCGGCCGGCTCACCGGTCTCGACGTCGTCGCGGTCACCGACGACGGGTCGCCGCGCGGCCGCACGGCCGTCGCGCTGTGGGAGCCCCCCTTCGTGCCGGGGGTCGGGGAGAACGGCGCCCCCACCCGCCGCTCGGCGGCCAGCGAGGTCGCCGACCTGATGACCGACCTGGTCGTCGACCGGGTCCGCACGCTCGCCTTCGTCCGGTCGCGCCGGGGCGTGGAGACGGTCGCGGCGGCCTGCCGGCGCATGCTCGCCGAGGTCGACCCGTCGCTGGTCGACCAGGTCGCGGCCTACCGCGGCGGCTACCTGCCCGAGGAGCGGCGCGCACTGGAACAGGCGCTGCGCGAGGGCCGGTTGACCGGCCTGGCCGCCACCAACGCCCTCGAGCTCGGCATCGACATCAGCGGGCTCGACGCCGTGCTCCTGGCCGGCTTCCCCGGCACCCGCGCGGCGTGGTGGCAGCAGGTGGGCCGGGCGGGGCGGTCGGCGACCGACGCTCTCGGCGTGCTCGTGGCCCGCGACGACCCGCTTGACACCTACCTCGTGCACCACCCCGAGGCCCTGCTCGGGGCGCCGGTCGAGGCCAACGTCTTCGACCCCGACAACCCCTACGTCCTGGGCCCCCACCTGTGCGCGGCGGCCGCCGAGTCGCCGCTGCGCCTGGTCGACCTGCCCATGTTCGGTCCGGCCGCCCGCGCCGCCGTCGACGCGCTGACCGCCGGCGGCCTGCTGCGCCGCCGGCCGCACGGCTGGTTCTGGACCGACCGGCGCCGCGCCAGCGACCTCGCCGACATCCGCTCGACCGGGGGGCCACCGGTCCGGCTCGTCGAGGACGTCACCGGGCGCGTGCTCGGCACGGTCGACCACTCCGCGTCCCACGGCACCGCCCACCCCGGCGCGGTCTACGTCCACCAGGGCGAGACCTGGCTGGTGCGCGAGCTCGACCTCGACGAGTCGGTCGCGGTGGTCGTGCGCGACGACCCCGACTACTCCACCTCGGCGCGCGAGGTGGTCGACATCGAGATCCTCGCGGAGCGCGAGGCGACCGCCTGGGGCCGCGCCCGGCTCAGCCTGGGACAGGTGCGGGTCACCCACCAGGTGGTCTCCTTCCTCAAGCGCCGGATCCCCTCGGGCGACGTCATCGCCGAGGAGCCGCTCGACCTGCCCGAGCAGACGCTGGAGACGGCCGCCGTGTGGTGGACCCTGCCCCCGGCCGTGCTGGAGGACTCGGGCCTGGCCGCGACCGACCTGCCCGGCGCCGCGCACGCCGCGGAGCACGCCTCCATCGGCCTGCTCCCCCTCTTCGCCACCTGCGACCGCTGGGACATCGGCGGCGTCTCGACGGCGCTGCACGCCGACACGGGCATGCTCACGGTCTTCGTCCACGAC
This genomic interval from Nocardioides scoriae contains the following:
- a CDS encoding ABC transporter ATP-binding protein, which translates into the protein MTALPVADGHGVRRYAADLARRHPRMLGGALLLHGLAALAGLAAPRLLGDLVQAVETGTTVAAVDRIVLLLAGFLVLQTVLTRFARYLSQVFGERVLAELREDFVGHVLRLPLGTVESAGSGDLLTRTGRDTDQLAWSVRWALPEWTIALITAVVTFVAALSVGWWVLLPCLLGMPPLVAGLRWYLARAKDGYLAESASYSRINATLTETVEGARTVESLGLGRARVEATDDDIAASYRAERYTLHLRTVFFPSMELSYLVPTVGTLLLGGYLYTQGQVSLGDVTTATLYVQMLIDPVDRIVSILDELQLGAAALARLLGVAQVPDDRTATGVAARGEDLAADGVRFSYVEGREVLHGVDLHVAPGERVAMVGPSGAGKSTLGRLLAGIHPPGAGSVRVGGAPLVELPLEELRGHVALVTQEHHVFVGTLRENLALAVAGQGEADATDEQVRRALGAVDALDWVDLLPAGLDTVVGSGGLALTAPQAQQVALARLVLADPHTLVLDEATSLIDPRAARHLERSLAAVLEGRTVIAIAHRLFSAHDADRVAVVEDGRISELGPHDELVAAGGSYAALWASWNGLEPDPPAGRPRDPGVDQH
- the topA gene encoding type I DNA topoisomerase codes for the protein MAHKLVIVESPAKARTIEGYLGRGYVVESSIGHIRDLPQSAADIPAKLKGEPWARLGVDVDHDFEPVYVVSRDKKSHMTKLKGLLKDADELYLATDEDREGEAIAWHLLDELKPKNIPVHRMVFHEITPAAINAAVANPREIDMDLVEAQEARRILDRLYGYEVSPVLWRKVMSGLSAGRVQSVATRLVVDRERERIRFRVASYWDLEGTFDAGSRHEQRMFPARLHSVDDVRVARGSDFGPDGELKAGAASGSKAVVHLTKTRAEALVEGLHDTEFSIRSRESRPYTRKPYAPFRTTTLQQEASRKLGFSASSTMSVAQRLYENGFITYMRTDSTTLSETAITAARNQARDLYGAEYLPDSPRVYTSKVKNAQEAHEAVRPAGDSFRTPAQTGLTGDQFRLYELIWMRTIASQMRDAQGQSVTIRLGGAASTGEDVVFSASGRVITFHGFLKAYVEGNDDGGTSDDQETRLPNVGEGDSVSAATLTAEGHSTKPPARYTEATLIKELEEREIGRPSTYASIIGTILNRGYVYKKGTALVPAWLAFSVVRLLEEHFARLVSYEFTAEMEDVLDDVAGGRRDRNTELAAFYFGNDQVEGLQKLVNELGDIDAKELATFPIGGPDSGVHLRVGKYGPYLEGPDDEGNAFATKANVPDDLPPDELTLDRAQELLATPAGEEQVLGEHPETGLTVVAKNGRYGPFVTELLPEDAPKKAKPRTGSLFKDMSLETLTLDQAVQLLSLPRVVGVDDDGETITAQNGRYGPYLKRGTDSRSLASEQQLFDITLTEALEIYAQPKQRGRAAAAPPLKELGNDPVSGQPMVVKAGRFGEYVTDGEYNATLRKDDSVEQLTPERAAELLAERREKGPAKKAAKKGARKAPAKKTATKKTAAKKTAAKKTTAKKTAAKKA
- the tmk gene encoding dTMP kinase gives rise to the protein MQDFPGTYADRGLFVCFEGGDGAGKSTQSGLLRERLEAAGRTVLLTREPGGTPAGAEVRRIVLDPATGALDDRTEALLYAADKAEHVAAVVRPALDRGEVVVTDRYVDSTLAYQGAGRSLDPAELEQVARWATADLRPHLTVLLDLEPSRGMGRFTARDRIEGESLEFHERVRAAFLVLAEADPAHYLVLDARTPQDELADQVWARVEGLLP